Proteins encoded in a region of the Clostridium beijerinckii genome:
- the lepB gene encoding signal peptidase I codes for MEESTKIEEKGKKKSNFIKDWIIPIFCALVIAFLLRQFVFFNVYVPTGSMIPTINLNDKILVTRIHNFDNLKRGNVIVFYSDELKETLVKRLIGLPGDKIDIKNGIVFVNGEKLEEDYVKNKDDYNGSFEVPQGKYFFLGDNRPVSLDARYWKDHYIDSSKIEGKAQFIFYPFKDFGMLK; via the coding sequence TTGGAAGAAAGTACTAAAATAGAAGAAAAAGGTAAGAAGAAAAGTAATTTTATTAAAGATTGGATAATACCAATATTTTGTGCTTTAGTAATAGCGTTTTTACTAAGACAGTTTGTATTTTTTAATGTATATGTGCCAACAGGATCAATGATTCCAACTATAAATTTAAATGATAAAATTTTAGTAACAAGAATACATAACTTTGATAATCTAAAAAGAGGAAATGTAATTGTATTTTATTCAGATGAACTTAAAGAAACTTTAGTAAAGAGATTAATAGGTTTGCCAGGAGATAAGATAGATATAAAAAATGGGATAGTATTTGTAAATGGAGAAAAGTTGGAAGAAGACTATGTAAAAAATAAGGATGATTATAATGGATCATTTGAAGTACCACAAGGAAAGTATTTTTTCTTAGGAGATAATAGACCTGTATCATTAGATGCAAGGTATTGGAAAGATCATTATATAGATAGCTCTAAAATAGAAGGAAAGGCTCAGTTTATATTTTATCCTTTTAAAGATTTTGGAATGTTAAAATAA
- a CDS encoding alpha/beta fold hydrolase: MGYYIKVEPDVKVYVEDLNEEGRNTIVFLHGWPGSHKLFEYQFNILPKMGYRCIGIDQRGFGESDKPYRGYDYDRLADDVRRVVEVLKLKSFTLLGHSTGGAIAIRYMSRYDNDKVSKLVLCAAAAPSLIQRSYFPHGLQKQAVIDIIKGTYTDRPKMLQDFGDIFFYKHITESFSNWFFQLGLQAAGWATAEVANTWLGEESLFSDLEKINVPTLILHGIHDQVCLFALGEAQRQIIKNSRIIPFNDSGHGLFYDEKEKFNQELTKFIEQ, translated from the coding sequence ATGGGTTACTATATTAAAGTAGAACCAGATGTTAAAGTTTATGTAGAAGATCTTAATGAAGAAGGAAGAAATACAATTGTATTTTTGCATGGTTGGCCAGGAAGTCATAAATTATTTGAATACCAGTTTAATATCCTTCCTAAAATGGGATATAGGTGTATAGGGATAGATCAAAGAGGCTTTGGTGAATCAGATAAACCATATAGGGGGTATGACTACGATAGATTAGCGGATGATGTTAGAAGAGTTGTGGAAGTACTTAAATTAAAAAGCTTTACATTACTAGGTCATTCTACAGGTGGAGCAATCGCTATTAGATATATGTCAAGATATGATAATGACAAAGTTTCTAAGTTGGTTCTTTGCGCAGCGGCAGCACCAAGCCTTATTCAAAGATCTTATTTTCCTCATGGGTTACAGAAACAAGCTGTTATTGATATAATTAAAGGAACATATACTGATCGACCTAAAATGCTTCAAGATTTTGGAGATATTTTTTTCTATAAGCATATTACAGAGAGTTTTTCAAATTGGTTCTTTCAGCTTGGATTGCAGGCAGCAGGTTGGGCTACAGCAGAAGTTGCTAATACTTGGTTAGGCGAAGAAAGTTTGTTTTCTGATCTTGAAAAAATTAATGTTCCAACATTGATTCTTCATGGCATTCATGACCAAGTTTGTTTATTTGCTTTGGGTGAAGCTCAAAGGCAAATCATTAAGAATTCTAGAATTATACCATTTAATGATAGTGGACATGGATTATTCTACGATGAAAAAGAAAAATTTAATCAAGAGTTAACAAAATTCATTGAACAGTAA
- a CDS encoding bifunctional diguanylate cyclase/phosphohydrolase, translating to MKRVKDDKKKQVNDIISVVKLSSLLFVGIILCREFIKNTNSQVWEISYYYQYVFLCAPLMIITLVYCAWTFSIKNKIRWRRGTIFNKIEIAVFIIVFSIIIFICGVNESQYKFLYLFIIITTTIQYGMKQGIIVSCISSLIILAMDIFMEPNVIVNTYFENDLILAGVFILTSWPLGFYVKIEAEHIKKLEELINIDGLTELYNHRYFCDSLAEKVKNGDRNSKPVSMIFIDIDYFKQYNDTHGHQKGDYVLRKIGEIIRSNVGKEDIAARYGGEEFAIILPDTNEEEAMQMAENLRKKIECTHFEGEESQPKGKVTVSMGVSVYPNKARNDIELIKSADDALYRAKFFNKNRVEAYTSILDEIKKNIDEKDIELVASIKTLISVINAKDRYTYGHVERVVVYSRMIADKLKLSKREKEILIYGAYMHDIGKININKEVLMKKMRLTDEEWELLKQHPANGVEIIKSVESLKDIIPLIISHHERYDGNGYPNKLKGKEIPYLARILTVVDSFDAMTSNRPYNTRKTYEEAAEELEKCSGTQFDPEISAAFIEIVRRNEGEAFIEGVSDI from the coding sequence ATGAAGCGTGTAAAAGACGACAAAAAAAAACAAGTTAATGATATAATATCTGTAGTAAAATTATCTTCACTTTTATTCGTGGGTATAATTTTATGTAGAGAGTTTATTAAAAATACTAACTCGCAAGTATGGGAAATTAGTTACTATTATCAATATGTATTTCTTTGTGCTCCATTAATGATAATAACTTTAGTTTACTGCGCATGGACATTTTCAATAAAAAATAAGATTAGATGGAGGCGTGGAACTATATTCAATAAAATTGAAATAGCAGTATTTATAATAGTGTTTTCGATAATTATATTTATATGTGGAGTAAATGAAAGCCAATATAAATTTTTGTATTTGTTTATAATAATAACAACAACGATTCAATATGGAATGAAACAAGGTATTATAGTTTCCTGTATTTCATCTCTAATTATTTTAGCGATGGATATATTTATGGAACCTAATGTAATAGTAAATACATATTTTGAAAATGATTTGATCCTGGCAGGAGTATTTATTTTAACTTCATGGCCTTTGGGATTCTATGTAAAGATAGAAGCAGAACATATTAAAAAGTTAGAGGAGTTAATAAATATTGATGGGCTTACTGAACTTTATAACCATAGATATTTCTGTGACTCGTTAGCAGAGAAAGTTAAGAATGGAGATAGGAATAGCAAACCTGTATCCATGATTTTTATAGATATAGACTATTTTAAGCAATATAACGATACTCATGGCCATCAAAAAGGTGATTACGTCCTTAGAAAAATTGGTGAAATTATTAGAAGTAATGTAGGGAAAGAAGATATCGCAGCAAGATATGGGGGCGAAGAATTTGCGATAATACTGCCCGATACAAATGAGGAAGAAGCAATGCAGATGGCAGAAAATTTAAGAAAAAAAATAGAGTGTACACATTTTGAGGGGGAAGAAAGTCAGCCTAAAGGGAAAGTTACAGTTTCCATGGGTGTATCAGTTTATCCAAATAAAGCGAGAAATGATATAGAATTAATAAAAAGTGCAGATGATGCGTTATATAGAGCAAAATTTTTCAATAAGAATAGGGTTGAGGCGTATACCTCAATTCTAGATGAAATCAAAAAAAATATAGATGAAAAAGATATTGAACTTGTCGCTTCGATAAAAACCTTGATTAGTGTTATTAATGCTAAAGATAGATATACTTATGGTCATGTAGAAAGAGTTGTAGTGTATAGTAGAATGATTGCTGATAAACTCAAATTAAGCAAAAGAGAAAAAGAAATTTTAATTTATGGTGCCTACATGCATGATATTGGCAAGATTAACATTAATAAAGAAGTGTTAATGAAAAAAATGAGACTAACAGATGAAGAATGGGAATTATTAAAGCAACATCCTGCTAATGGAGTTGAAATAATAAAGTCTGTAGAATCACTTAAAGATATCATACCTTTAATTATAAGTCATCATGAAAGGTATGATGGAAACGGATATCCTAATAAATTAAAGGGCAAGGAAATACCTTACTTAGCAAGAATTCTGACAGTTGTTGATAGTTTTGATGCGATGACATCAAATAGACCATATAATACTAGAAAAACTTATGAGGAAGCAGCAGAGGAACTTGAAAAATGCAGCGGGACACAATTTGATCCTGAAATTTCGGCGGCTTTCATTGAAATAGTGAGAAGGAATGAGGGCGAGGCTTTTATAGAAGGCGTAAGCGATATATGA
- a CDS encoding cyclic lactone autoinducer peptide, whose translation MKRRILMVVATAATLIASIVSTSACIWGHYQPEEPKCLREE comes from the coding sequence ATGAAACGAAGAATTTTAATGGTAGTAGCAACAGCGGCAACACTTATCGCATCAATTGTTTCTACTTCTGCATGTATATGGGGACATTATCAGCCAGAAGAACCTAAGTGCTTAAGAGAAGAGTAA
- a CDS encoding accessory gene regulator ArgB-like protein yields MFKIENICKKISGYIARELNLNDDRKSVINYGIFAFIQIMICIALVMIFGVIFNVMIEALIVSFTTSMLRKSSGGAHASSPEKCAIIGTVVSVGMGITAKYAHFDLILIIVVGSIIFAWSYYIIYKLAPVDSAAKPIRSHKMKKRLKKVSIITLSVYLAIVLILILSYLLTENLTLLTYSLCIYIGLSWQIFSLTKTGHLALRQFGH; encoded by the coding sequence ATGTTTAAAATTGAGAATATATGCAAAAAAATTTCTGGTTATATTGCACGTGAATTAAATCTTAATGATGATAGAAAATCAGTAATAAACTATGGAATATTTGCTTTTATCCAAATTATGATTTGCATAGCATTAGTTATGATATTTGGAGTTATTTTCAATGTAATGATTGAAGCACTTATCGTATCATTTACAACAAGTATGCTAAGGAAAAGCTCAGGGGGAGCTCATGCGAGTTCACCTGAAAAATGTGCTATTATAGGAACTGTTGTTAGTGTAGGAATGGGAATAACAGCGAAATATGCACATTTTGATTTGATTTTGATTATAGTGGTAGGAAGCATAATATTTGCATGGTCGTATTATATTATATATAAATTAGCTCCTGTTGATAGTGCGGCAAAACCAATTAGAAGTCATAAAATGAAAAAAAGGCTAAAAAAAGTGTCTATCATAACGTTGAGCGTTTACTTAGCTATTGTATTAATTTTAATTTTGTCATATTTGCTAACAGAGAATCTTACTTTATTAACCTATTCTTTGTGTATTTATATAGGCTTGTCGTGGCAGATTTTTTCTTTAACTAAAACTGGGCATTTAGCATTGAGGCAGTTCGGACATTAA
- a CDS encoding DUF5317 family protein — protein sequence MPETVLLTFFLAKIRGYKISPLFKSWTIYPLIGFEILTFIGQVATFFGNYVLIRTIGGLTSIYLITYLLLILKYELYKSSIIGSVFMILGGVLNDIAIKANAGFMPVYQSLSHFTGRTLENFQGTNDIHILGDSQTKLKILTDFIDLGYTILSVGDVLIRVFVFVVIYSALRKIHNQRRKENVKINSI from the coding sequence ATGCCAGAAACAGTACTACTTACATTTTTTTTAGCAAAAATTAGAGGATACAAAATAAGTCCGTTGTTTAAATCATGGACTATTTATCCTCTAATTGGATTTGAAATACTTACGTTTATTGGACAAGTTGCTACTTTTTTTGGCAATTATGTGCTTATAAGAACTATAGGGGGATTAACATCTATCTATTTAATTACATATTTGTTACTGATATTAAAATATGAATTATACAAAAGTTCGATAATTGGATCGGTTTTTATGATTTTAGGCGGCGTATTAAATGATATTGCAATAAAAGCCAATGCGGGATTTATGCCAGTTTATCAATCATTATCGCACTTTACAGGTCGTACATTAGAAAATTTTCAAGGAACGAATGATATTCATATATTAGGAGATTCACAAACTAAATTAAAGATCTTAACTGACTTTATAGACTTAGGATACACTATCCTTAGCGTAGGGGATGTACTTATAAGAGTATTTGTGTTTGTAGTGATTTATAGTGCGTTAAGGAAAATTCATAATCAAAGGAGAAAAGAAAATGTTAAGATTAACAGTATTTGA
- a CDS encoding putative RNA methyltransferase codes for MNDILNETLLLCPVCKEKLVKDISNKMYRCSNKHTYDIAKEGYVNLLISNQKRSKNPGDSKEMVLSRIDFLSRGYYKPLSDKINEIIVDGMSDKISKKLNIVDLGCGEGYYLTNLKDYMNKKNIQANYYGLDVSKEAVKYASKLNKDCVWAVGNNFNIPLGDKTVDCIISVFSPIDIDECNRVLKDDGIFVRVLPRTNHLIQLRNIIYSEVHLNDKVYKANAEENDYIEEANETFDITLNKEELLSLLKMTPHYWKSTPENKEKLEDYESLAITIDMRIGIFKKKI; via the coding sequence ATGAATGATATTTTAAATGAGACCTTGCTGCTTTGCCCAGTTTGTAAGGAAAAATTAGTTAAGGATATTTCAAATAAGATGTACAGATGCAGTAACAAACATACATATGATATAGCAAAAGAAGGGTATGTAAATTTGTTAATAAGCAATCAGAAAAGAAGTAAGAATCCTGGTGATTCAAAGGAAATGGTTTTATCAAGAATAGATTTTTTATCCAGAGGATATTATAAACCATTGTCTGATAAGATAAATGAAATAATAGTTGATGGGATGTCAGATAAAATTAGCAAGAAATTGAATATTGTAGATCTAGGATGCGGCGAAGGATATTACTTAACAAACCTAAAAGATTATATGAATAAGAAAAATATTCAAGCTAATTATTATGGCTTAGATGTTTCTAAAGAAGCTGTAAAATATGCAAGTAAACTAAACAAAGATTGTGTTTGGGCGGTCGGAAACAATTTTAACATACCACTTGGCGATAAAACAGTGGATTGTATTATTTCAGTATTTAGTCCTATAGATATTGATGAGTGTAATAGGGTTTTAAAGGATGATGGAATATTTGTTAGAGTTTTACCTAGAACTAATCATTTAATACAACTTAGGAATATTATTTATTCTGAGGTTCATTTAAATGATAAAGTTTATAAAGCAAATGCAGAAGAAAATGATTATATAGAAGAAGCTAATGAAACATTTGATATAACATTGAATAAAGAAGAATTATTGAGCTTATTAAAGATGACACCTCATTATTGGAAGTCTACACCGGAGAATAAAGAGAAGCTAGAAGATTATGAATCCTTAGCTATAACTATAGATATGAGAATAGGTATATTTAAAAAGAAAATTTAA
- a CDS encoding YdcF family protein, producing the protein MNSEEIQYCINKISEFLAVRDISTLNSKELERKFGLKKVDVLVLLGNSIPYTVQCAVNAWKNNICDKILISGGIGHSTQILRDEIRRSSEFNSIQVDGRPEADIFFDIMTKIYGVNSDKIIIENKSTNCGDNAKKTIELLRKLNIEYKSLILIQDPTMQLRTFASFSRYTYSKNVKLINYAPFIPNIDMNLKLINIGINGIWDYKRYLELLMGEIPRLKDDENGYGPNGKGFIVHVDIPREIEEVYNSLKTLINNEDFYRRC; encoded by the coding sequence ATGAATAGTGAAGAAATCCAATATTGTATTAATAAGATATCTGAATTTTTAGCAGTTAGAGATATAAGCACGTTAAATTCTAAAGAACTAGAAAGAAAATTTGGATTAAAAAAAGTTGATGTATTAGTCTTATTAGGTAATTCTATCCCTTATACAGTACAGTGTGCTGTGAATGCATGGAAGAATAATATATGTGATAAAATCTTAATTAGTGGGGGGATTGGTCATTCTACCCAAATACTGAGAGATGAAATAAGGAGAAGTTCAGAGTTTAATTCGATTCAAGTAGATGGTAGGCCGGAAGCTGATATATTTTTTGATATAATGACTAAAATTTATGGTGTTAACTCAGATAAAATTATTATAGAAAATAAATCTACGAATTGTGGAGATAATGCTAAAAAGACAATAGAATTATTACGCAAATTAAATATAGAATATAAATCTTTAATTTTAATTCAAGATCCTACTATGCAACTTAGAACTTTTGCTTCGTTTTCCAGGTATACATATAGTAAAAATGTTAAGTTAATAAACTATGCTCCATTTATTCCTAATATTGATATGAATTTAAAATTAATTAATATTGGAATTAATGGAATTTGGGATTATAAAAGATATTTGGAACTTTTGATGGGAGAGATCCCAAGATTAAAAGATGACGAAAATGGGTATGGACCTAATGGAAAGGGATTTATAGTCCATGTTGATATACCAAGAGAAATAGAAGAAGTATACAATAGTCTAAAAACATTGATTAACAATGAAGATTTTTACCGTAGATGTTGA
- a CDS encoding [Fe-Fe] hydrogenase large subunit C-terminal domain-containing protein — MGKSKKANRIEEDNIIQINKKKCIGCTACAFTCAQETKMAILKEVDSGRKTVDTKSGGFGASGCLYCGQCTLACPTEAIDVRNDVDLVKEALSSGKYLVLTASPAVKATLGEEFNLPIGTYVGGKIAPSAKKLGFQKVFNTEFGNDMTVVEESSEFIKRIANKEKLPMFTSFCPSFIRYAEIYHPEILDNISTAKSPQQMMGAGIKTYFADVYNILPTNIVIVSVQPCSAKKYEADKEDMGREGYKDIDIVLTVKEYANLLKEKGIDITAIPDEKPDDFMGEYTGAAALFGISQGAMQAIFRTVMSYLKNDISEAENMILKPVEGYEEIEEASVILGNKNCKVAVVNGLKEIEKFLVSNKWKEYYFIEVVACNGGCINGGGTPRIGTKSQINENLCISCGTCIQNCPVNAIQYNVRGRAEVKEEECVGCKLCNNVCRAKAVQVKYYNKSSNELLGKDYKILRADILRNIDKKSIKRVSDENENLENMYKSYIGDPNSTRAESLFHTSYIDKSNEFRNNNTKKRRRH, encoded by the coding sequence ATGGGAAAGTCAAAGAAAGCCAATAGAATTGAAGAAGATAATATTATACAAATAAACAAGAAAAAATGTATTGGATGTACTGCATGTGCTTTTACGTGTGCTCAAGAAACTAAGATGGCGATATTAAAGGAAGTAGATTCAGGAAGGAAAACCGTGGATACCAAAAGTGGAGGGTTCGGAGCTTCGGGATGTTTATATTGTGGACAATGTACACTTGCCTGCCCAACAGAAGCGATTGATGTAAGAAATGACGTAGATTTAGTTAAAGAAGCCTTAAGCAGTGGGAAATATTTAGTTTTAACGGCATCTCCAGCAGTCAAAGCAACACTAGGAGAAGAATTTAATCTTCCAATAGGTACTTATGTTGGAGGGAAAATAGCTCCATCTGCAAAGAAATTAGGTTTTCAAAAAGTATTTAATACTGAATTTGGGAATGATATGACAGTTGTAGAGGAAAGTAGTGAATTCATTAAAAGAATTGCTAATAAAGAAAAACTTCCTATGTTTACGTCTTTCTGTCCTTCTTTCATACGTTACGCTGAAATATATCATCCAGAAATATTGGATAATATATCTACAGCGAAATCTCCTCAGCAGATGATGGGAGCAGGAATAAAAACATATTTTGCAGATGTTTATAATATTTTGCCTACCAATATAGTTATTGTATCTGTACAACCATGTAGTGCTAAAAAATATGAGGCTGATAAAGAGGATATGGGGAGAGAGGGTTACAAAGATATTGATATTGTCCTAACTGTAAAAGAATATGCAAATCTCTTAAAAGAGAAAGGCATAGATATAACTGCTATACCAGACGAAAAACCAGATGATTTTATGGGGGAATATACTGGGGCAGCAGCTCTTTTTGGTATAAGTCAAGGAGCAATGCAAGCAATTTTTAGAACCGTAATGAGTTATTTAAAGAACGATATATCTGAGGCTGAAAATATGATATTAAAACCAGTAGAAGGATATGAGGAAATAGAAGAAGCATCGGTTATTTTAGGTAATAAAAATTGTAAAGTAGCAGTGGTAAATGGTCTAAAAGAAATTGAGAAATTTTTAGTCAGTAACAAATGGAAAGAATATTATTTCATTGAAGTAGTGGCATGTAACGGAGGGTGCATAAATGGAGGTGGGACTCCTAGAATAGGTACAAAGTCTCAAATTAATGAAAATCTATGCATATCATGTGGTACTTGTATACAAAATTGCCCTGTTAATGCGATACAATATAATGTTAGAGGAAGGGCAGAGGTTAAAGAAGAAGAGTGTGTTGGCTGTAAATTATGTAATAACGTCTGCAGAGCTAAAGCTGTACAGGTAAAATATTATAATAAATCTTCAAATGAGTTGTTAGGAAAAGATTATAAAATATTGAGAGCAGATATTCTAAGGAACATTGATAAAAAATCAATAAAAAGAGTGTCAGACGAAAATGAAAATCTTGAAAATATGTATAAGAGCTATATAGGGGATCCTAATAGCACAAGGGCAGAATCTTTGTTTCATACCAGTTATATTGATAAATCCAATGAATTTAGAAATAATAATACAAAAAAGAGACGAAGGCATTAG
- a CDS encoding helix-turn-helix transcriptional regulator — protein MNYDSCIKKSIEYIENNLNKKIQLKELADKAFLSKYHFHRVFHSVVGEPVAEYIRKKRLEEAANELLTTENKIIDIALKYQFSNQESFTKAFKKLYGIPPKEFRKNKINLTTIYLRKNSTTYLSMTA, from the coding sequence ATGAATTATGATTCTTGTATAAAAAAGTCCATTGAATATATAGAAAATAACCTAAATAAGAAAATACAGCTAAAGGAACTTGCAGACAAAGCCTTTTTATCCAAATACCACTTTCATAGGGTTTTTCATTCAGTTGTTGGAGAACCTGTTGCTGAATATATCCGTAAGAAAAGATTAGAGGAAGCTGCAAATGAACTATTAACTACAGAAAATAAGATTATAGATATAGCGCTAAAGTATCAATTTAGTAATCAGGAATCATTTACTAAGGCTTTTAAAAAGCTTTATGGAATCCCTCCTAAGGAATTTAGGAAAAACAAAATAAATTTAACAACAATATATTTAAGAAAGAATTCTACAACTTACCTTTCTATGACTGCTTAG
- the clpP gene encoding ATP-dependent Clp endopeptidase proteolytic subunit ClpP has protein sequence MSYVPMVIEQTSRGERSYDIYSRLLKERIIMLSDQVSDSTASIITSQLLFLESENPDVDIHFYINSPGGSITAGMAIYDTMQYIKPDVSTICLGLAASMGSFLLAAGAPGKRCALPNSEILIHQPSVHGGFQGQATDIRIHTEWLLKTKNKLNKIYSEKTKKPIEEIERDMERDYFMSAQEALSYGIIDKIL, from the coding sequence ATGAGCTATGTACCAATGGTTATTGAACAAACAAGTCGGGGAGAACGTTCCTATGATATCTATTCTAGATTGCTAAAGGAAAGAATCATTATGCTAAGCGATCAAGTCAGCGATTCTACCGCAAGTATAATTACTTCACAATTACTATTTCTTGAATCAGAAAATCCAGATGTTGATATTCACTTTTATATAAATAGCCCCGGTGGTTCTATTACAGCCGGAATGGCAATATATGATACAATGCAATATATAAAGCCTGACGTATCAACAATATGTTTAGGATTAGCTGCAAGTATGGGCTCGTTTTTACTTGCAGCAGGCGCACCTGGAAAACGATGTGCTCTTCCAAATAGTGAGATTCTAATCCATCAGCCATCTGTACATGGAGGTTTTCAAGGTCAAGCTACAGATATTAGGATTCATACTGAATGGCTGCTAAAAACAAAAAATAAACTAAATAAAATATATAGTGAAAAAACCAAAAAGCCAATAGAGGAAATCGAAAGAGACATGGAACGAGATTATTTTATGTCTGCTCAAGAGGCTTTATCTTATGGAATAATAGATAAAATTCTTTGA